From the Lathyrus oleraceus cultivar Zhongwan6 chromosome 4, CAAS_Psat_ZW6_1.0, whole genome shotgun sequence genome, one window contains:
- the LOC127073714 gene encoding uncharacterized protein LOC127073714 yields the protein MAKSASSLLQKLKGFIKKPWEITGPVSHPEYKSALPGALEYRVHCPATEKERAIIPTSLPETVYDIKYYTRDQRRNRPPSVRTIYKKADIEKLRKEATYDVADFPPVYPNVAVEEDLNARGGGYQS from the coding sequence ATGGCGAAATCCGCGTCTTCCCTGTTGCAGAAGCTGAAGGGTTTCATCAAGAAGCCATGGGAGATAACAGGTCCCGTTTCCCATCCGGAGTACAAATCAGCATTACCAGGTGCACTTGAGTACCGTGTTCATTGCCCCGCCACCGAAAAGGAAAGGGCCATTATCCCAACTTCACTTCCCGAAACCGTGTACGATATCAAGTATTATACTCGTGATCAACGACGCAACCGTCCTCCCTCTGTTCGCACCATCTACAAGAAAGCCGATATCGAGAAACTCAGGAAGGAAGCTACCTATGACGTCGCCGATTTTCCCCCAGTTTATCCTAACGTTGCCGTTGAGGAGGATTTGAATGCTCGTGGTGGTGGATACCAATCATAG